A stretch of the Pelmatolapia mariae isolate MD_Pm_ZW linkage group LG23, Pm_UMD_F_2, whole genome shotgun sequence genome encodes the following:
- the atp1b1a gene encoding sodium/potassium-transporting ATPase subunit beta-1a → MSGNKDSDGGWKKFVWNSEKKEFLGRTGGSWFKILLFYLIFYGCLAGIFVGTIQALLLTLSKDKPTYQDRVAPPGLSHTPRSDKSEISFKKSEPSSYSKYVQSMNEFLEMYNDTKQDGDSYEDCGKFPGTYKDRSMEETKKVCKFFRSWLKDCSGTDPDYGFMEGNPCVIIKLNRIVNFRPKAPSNSSLLEDLSAKVSPNEIPIYCKPKRTEDQGQIGEIKYYGIGQGFPLQYYPYYGKQLHPNYLQPLMAVQFVNVTEGKEIRIECKAFGDNINYSEKDRYQGRFDIKLTVS, encoded by the exons ATGTCTGGAAATAAAGACAGCGACGGAGGATGGAAGAAATTTGTGTGGAATTCGGAAAAGAAGGAGTTTCTAGGGCGCACCGGAGGCAGCTGGT TTAAAATCCTCTTGTTCTATCTGATTTTCTACGGATGCTTGGCTGGAATTTTCGTTGGGACCATTCAGGCATTGCTGCTAACATTAAGTAAAGACAAACCCACCTATCAGGACAGAGTTGCTCCCCCAG GTCTGTCACACACCCCACGCTCAGACAAATCTGAAATTTCTTTTAAGAAGAGTGAGCCGAGTTCATACAGCAAGTATGTCCAAAGCATGAACGAATTCCTTGAGATGTACAATGACACAAAGCAGGATGGGGACTCCTATGAGGACTGTGGAA AGTTTCCTGGCACGTACAAAGATCGAAGTATGGAAGAAACGAAGAaagtctgcaagttttttaGGTCTTGGCTGAAAGACTGCTCAGGCACAGACCCTGACTATGGCTTCATGGAGGGGAACCCATGTGTTATCATAAAGCTCAACAGAATTGTCAACTTCCGACCAAAG GCTCCTTCAAACAGCTCATTACTAGAAGACCTGTCGGCAAAAGTTAGCCCTAACGAGATCCCCATTTACTGCAAGCCTAAG AGAACTGAGGATCAAGGCCAGATCGGAGAGATAAAGTACTATGGGATAGGCCAAGGCTTTCCTCTGCAGTACTACCCATATTACGGCAAACAGCTGCACCCTAACTACCTGCAGCCCTTGATGGCCGTTCAGTTCGTCAATGTGACGGAGGGAAAGGAGATCCGCATCGAGTGCAAAGCATTCGGAGACAACATCAATTACAGCGAGAAGGACCGCTACCAGGGACGCTTTGACATAAAGCTCACCGTGTCGTGA
- the nme7 gene encoding nucleoside diphosphate kinase 7 isoform X1: MEDRFAFLTEWYDPTSALLRRYQLFYYPRDGSVEMFDVKNQRIFLRRTKYDDIHQEDLFIGNRVNVFSRQLHLIDYGDQYTANKLGSKKERTLALIKPDVVTKIGDILELIYSSNLIVTKAKMTRLTWSQAADFYTEHQGKPFFNNLVQFMSSGPVVAMELMGDEAMSIWRGLLGTADPAVARREAPQSVRAQFGTDGIKNVGHGSDSPAAAARETEFFFPSTIGHGPPNTAVFTDCTCCIIKPHAISEGLAGKILNSISTAGFEISALQMFNMDRVNAEEFFEVYNGIVTEYPNMVTELCSGPCMALEIHGTDAPKTFREFCGPADPEIARHLRPTTLRALYGKDKVKNAVHCTDLPEDGVLEVQYFFKILDG, from the exons ATG gagGACCGGTTTGCCTTTCTTACTGAGTGGTATGACCCCACCTCCGCCCTCCTGCGGCGTTACCAACTGTTTTACTACCCCAGAGATGGCTCAGTAGAAATG tttgatgTAAAGAACCAGCGGATATTTCTGAGAAGGACCAAATACGATGACATCCATCAGGAGGACTTATTTATTGGGAATCGAGTGAACGTGTTCTCACGACAGCTACATCTGATCGATTATGGGGATCAGTACACAGCAAACAAACTCGGCAGTAAAAAAGAAAG AACGCTTGCTTTGATAAAGCCAGACGTAGTCACCAAGATCGGAGATATCCTTGAGCTGATCTACTCCTCCAACCTGATAGTGACCAAAGCCAAGATGACAAGGCTCACGTG GAGCCAGGCAGCTGACTTTTACACTGAACATCAAGGCAAGCCGTTCTTTAA TAACCTAGTGCAGTTTATGTCCTCGGGCCCGGTGGTTGCCATGGAGCTGATGGGTGATGAGGCCATGTCTATCTGGAGGGGGCTCTTGGGAACTGCAGACCCTGCTGTGGCGCGGAGGGAGGCGCCACAGAGCGTCCGTGCCCAATTTGGAACAGATGGCATCAAAAATGTCGGGCATGGCTCCGACTCACCCGCTGCAGCAGCGAGA GAAACTGAATTTTTCTTCCCTTCCACGATTGGGCACGGTCCCCCTAACACAGCCGTCTTTACGGACTGCACATGCTGCATCATCAAACCCCACGCCATATCCGAAG GTCTGGCTGGGAAGATCCTGAACTCCATATCCACTGCTGGATTTGAGATCTCAGCTCTTCAGATG TTCAACATGGACCGGGTGAACGCCGAAGAGTTCTTTGAAGTCTACAACGGCATCGTCACAGAGTATCCT AACATGGTGACCGAGCTGTGCTCTGGACCCTGCATGGCCCTGGAGATTCATGGCACAGACGCACCAAAGACCTTCAGGGAGTTCTGTGGCCCTGCTGATCCG GAAATTGCACGGCACCTTCGTCCAACCACGCTGCGCGCCCTGTACGGCAAAGACAAAGTGAAAAACGCCGTCCACTGCACTGACCTCCCCGAAGACGGTGTTCTAGAG GTGCAGTATTTCTTCAAGATTTTGGATGGATGA
- the nme7 gene encoding nucleoside diphosphate kinase 7 isoform X2, with amino-acid sequence MFDVKNQRIFLRRTKYDDIHQEDLFIGNRVNVFSRQLHLIDYGDQYTANKLGSKKERTLALIKPDVVTKIGDILELIYSSNLIVTKAKMTRLTWSQAADFYTEHQGKPFFNNLVQFMSSGPVVAMELMGDEAMSIWRGLLGTADPAVARREAPQSVRAQFGTDGIKNVGHGSDSPAAAARETEFFFPSTIGHGPPNTAVFTDCTCCIIKPHAISEGLAGKILNSISTAGFEISALQMFNMDRVNAEEFFEVYNGIVTEYPNMVTELCSGPCMALEIHGTDAPKTFREFCGPADPEIARHLRPTTLRALYGKDKVKNAVHCTDLPEDGVLEVQYFFKILDG; translated from the exons ATG tttgatgTAAAGAACCAGCGGATATTTCTGAGAAGGACCAAATACGATGACATCCATCAGGAGGACTTATTTATTGGGAATCGAGTGAACGTGTTCTCACGACAGCTACATCTGATCGATTATGGGGATCAGTACACAGCAAACAAACTCGGCAGTAAAAAAGAAAG AACGCTTGCTTTGATAAAGCCAGACGTAGTCACCAAGATCGGAGATATCCTTGAGCTGATCTACTCCTCCAACCTGATAGTGACCAAAGCCAAGATGACAAGGCTCACGTG GAGCCAGGCAGCTGACTTTTACACTGAACATCAAGGCAAGCCGTTCTTTAA TAACCTAGTGCAGTTTATGTCCTCGGGCCCGGTGGTTGCCATGGAGCTGATGGGTGATGAGGCCATGTCTATCTGGAGGGGGCTCTTGGGAACTGCAGACCCTGCTGTGGCGCGGAGGGAGGCGCCACAGAGCGTCCGTGCCCAATTTGGAACAGATGGCATCAAAAATGTCGGGCATGGCTCCGACTCACCCGCTGCAGCAGCGAGA GAAACTGAATTTTTCTTCCCTTCCACGATTGGGCACGGTCCCCCTAACACAGCCGTCTTTACGGACTGCACATGCTGCATCATCAAACCCCACGCCATATCCGAAG GTCTGGCTGGGAAGATCCTGAACTCCATATCCACTGCTGGATTTGAGATCTCAGCTCTTCAGATG TTCAACATGGACCGGGTGAACGCCGAAGAGTTCTTTGAAGTCTACAACGGCATCGTCACAGAGTATCCT AACATGGTGACCGAGCTGTGCTCTGGACCCTGCATGGCCCTGGAGATTCATGGCACAGACGCACCAAAGACCTTCAGGGAGTTCTGTGGCCCTGCTGATCCG GAAATTGCACGGCACCTTCGTCCAACCACGCTGCGCGCCCTGTACGGCAAAGACAAAGTGAAAAACGCCGTCCACTGCACTGACCTCCCCGAAGACGGTGTTCTAGAG GTGCAGTATTTCTTCAAGATTTTGGATGGATGA
- the zgc:172121 gene encoding uncharacterized protein zgc:172121 isoform X1, which produces MKSSAKNSPVNFLIKCCSMGSSALLTQMVNDEGPLILDGGLATDLEAHGAKLQGDPLWSARLLHTDPQAIRDAHYRFLLSGADVITTATYQASIPGFISHLKVSAERARELLMSGVHLAKETVKRFESGQRRPLVAGSLGPYGAFLHDGSEYTGAYAEQMSVEELKVWHRPQIDCLAAAGADLIAFETIPSIKEAEAVVELLREFPNSKAWLSFSCKDEKRISDGSLFADAVRVAGRSTQLLAVGVNCCPPDVVEPLLDSAGPLHVSNMSWVVYPNSGEEWDTERGWQTSGKPSAWTPDLSHMWVKQGAALIGGCCRIGPAHIAELRQQLKGR; this is translated from the exons ATGAAAAGCAGTGCAAAGAATTCTCCAGTaaattttttaataaagtgttgCTCCATGggctcctctgctcttctcacACAAATGGTTAATGATGAAGGGCCATTGATCCTAGATGGTGGACTGGCAACTGATCTGGAAGCGCATGGAGCCAAACTGCAG GGAGACCCTCTGTGGAGTGCCAGGCTTTTGCACACTGATCCTCAGGCCATAAGAGATGCTCATTACAG GTTCCTCCTCAGTGGTGCTGATGTCATCACGACAGCCACATACCAGGCAAGTATCCCAGGATTCATCAGCCACCTCAAGGTGAGCGCTGAACGCGCCAGAGAGCTGCTGATGTCCGGAGTTCATCTGGCCAAAGAGACGGTGAAGAGGTTTGAGTCAG GGCAGAGACGCCCCCTGGTGGCGGGCTCTCTGGGGCCGTACGGGGCCTTTCTCCACGATGGCTCGGAGTACACTGGAGCTTACGCAGAGCAGATGAGTGTTGAA GAGCTTAAAGTTTGGCACCGGCCTCAGATTGACTGCTTAGCAGCTGCAGGAGCTGATCTCATCGCCTTTGAGACAATCCCGAGCATCAAAGAGGCGGAGGCTGTGGTGGAGCTGCTGAGGGAGTTTCCAAACTCGAAAGCCTGGCTGTCATTCTCCTGTAAG GACGAGAAGCGTATATCGGACGGGAGCCTGTTCGCTGATGCCGTGCGGGTCGCTGGGAGATCCACGCAGCTGCTCGCTGTGGGAGTCAACTGCTGTCCTCCAGACGTGGTGGAGCCGCTGCTAGACTCTGCTGGACCGCTGCACGTCTCAAACATGAGCTGGGTGGTGTACCCTAACAGCGGAGAGGAGTGGGACACTGAGCGGGG gtgGCAAACATCAGGAAAACCATCAGCATGGACGCCTGATCTGAGCCACATGTGGGTGAAGCAGGGCGCTGCTCTGATAG GGGGATGCTGTCGTATCGGCCCTGCTCACATAGCGGAGCTAAGACAGCAGTTAAAGGGGCGTTGA
- the zgc:172121 gene encoding uncharacterized protein zgc:172121 isoform X2 has protein sequence MVDWQLIWKRMEPNCRFLLSGADVITTATYQASIPGFISHLKVSAERARELLMSGVHLAKETVKRFESGQRRPLVAGSLGPYGAFLHDGSEYTGAYAEQMSVEELKVWHRPQIDCLAAAGADLIAFETIPSIKEAEAVVELLREFPNSKAWLSFSCKDEKRISDGSLFADAVRVAGRSTQLLAVGVNCCPPDVVEPLLDSAGPLHVSNMSWVVYPNSGEEWDTERGWQTSGKPSAWTPDLSHMWVKQGAALIGGCCRIGPAHIAELRQQLKGR, from the exons ATGGTGGACTGGCAACTGATCTGGAAGCGCATGGAGCCAAACTGCAG GTTCCTCCTCAGTGGTGCTGATGTCATCACGACAGCCACATACCAGGCAAGTATCCCAGGATTCATCAGCCACCTCAAGGTGAGCGCTGAACGCGCCAGAGAGCTGCTGATGTCCGGAGTTCATCTGGCCAAAGAGACGGTGAAGAGGTTTGAGTCAG GGCAGAGACGCCCCCTGGTGGCGGGCTCTCTGGGGCCGTACGGGGCCTTTCTCCACGATGGCTCGGAGTACACTGGAGCTTACGCAGAGCAGATGAGTGTTGAA GAGCTTAAAGTTTGGCACCGGCCTCAGATTGACTGCTTAGCAGCTGCAGGAGCTGATCTCATCGCCTTTGAGACAATCCCGAGCATCAAAGAGGCGGAGGCTGTGGTGGAGCTGCTGAGGGAGTTTCCAAACTCGAAAGCCTGGCTGTCATTCTCCTGTAAG GACGAGAAGCGTATATCGGACGGGAGCCTGTTCGCTGATGCCGTGCGGGTCGCTGGGAGATCCACGCAGCTGCTCGCTGTGGGAGTCAACTGCTGTCCTCCAGACGTGGTGGAGCCGCTGCTAGACTCTGCTGGACCGCTGCACGTCTCAAACATGAGCTGGGTGGTGTACCCTAACAGCGGAGAGGAGTGGGACACTGAGCGGGG gtgGCAAACATCAGGAAAACCATCAGCATGGACGCCTGATCTGAGCCACATGTGGGTGAAGCAGGGCGCTGCTCTGATAG GGGGATGCTGTCGTATCGGCCCTGCTCACATAGCGGAGCTAAGACAGCAGTTAAAGGGGCGTTGA